The proteins below are encoded in one region of Triticum aestivum cultivar Chinese Spring chromosome 1B, IWGSC CS RefSeq v2.1, whole genome shotgun sequence:
- the LOC123086114 gene encoding calmodulin-binding protein 60 B has product MSHSRPRRDWEEDHGGAGGEDRRGSPQAKRPRGCCSCSCCLEKKDFYESQNEILKKEMECMSKGFVEERKTLQKEMQQFYQSSQLQLHELITEQGRRMQECHKNFRLIWEQLNNQLLKIENSGDHVQQYSNPRTCSDEGEHRKYRMKFENKCCDTQYSRQDIMADDDHPLKVAIYDCDNRIITEGPLSSIQVKVVVLHGEFNNDHKEHWKREYFHEKMISSRPGKPPLLSEDLYPRLEGGMANIYGVKFQDNSSFVPSKRFRLGVMAADDSMSEKIQEGISESFAVRDRRGLSTKKNPNPSSRDPVYKLSGIAMKGDRHKLLERHGIKQVADLLRLHSKNPEGLREIFGKISDHDWDKIINHARKCNQVAQIYSTSIQENNVPHEHEPFSKTNDSSYLKGPCSMQPSPTP; this is encoded by the exons ATGTCGCATTCTCGGCCTCGCCGGGACTGGGAGGAGGACCATGGCGGTGCTGGTGGTGAAGACCGGCGGGGATCACCGCAGGCGAAGCGACCGAGAGGCTGCTGCTCCTGCTCTTGCTGCCT AGAGAAAAAAGATTTCTACGAGAGCCAAAATGAAATACTCAAGAAGGAAATGGAATGTATGTCAAAGGGTTTCGTGGAGGAGCGCAAAACCCTGCAGAAAGAGATGCAACAATTTTACCAAAGTTCCCAGCTGCAGCTCCATGAACTAATCACTGAGCAAGGCAGGAGGATGCAAGAATGTCACAAGAATTTCCGGCTAATATGGGAACAGTTAAACAACCAACTTTTG AAGATAGAAAATTCTGGAGACCATGTTCAGCAATACAGTAATCCCAG GACTTGCTCTGATGAAGGCGAACATAGAAAATATCGAATGAAATTTGAGAACAAATGCTGCGATACCCAGTACTCGAGACAAGACATAATGGCAGATGATGATCATCCTCTAAAGGTAGCTATATATGATTGTGATAACAGGATCATTACAGAAGGACCCTTATCCTCAATTCAAGTTAAGGTTGTTGTCCTTCACGGTGAGTTTAACAATGATCATAAAGAGCATTGGAAGCGAGAATACTTCCATGAGAAAATGATATCTAGCCGGCCTGGAAAACCACCATTACTTTCTGAAGACTTGTATCCAAGGTTGGAGGGTGGTATGGCTAACATCTATGGTGTCAAATTCCAAGACAATTCAAGTTTTGTTCCAAGCAAAAGATTCAGGCTCGGAGTCATGGCTGCTGATGATAGTATGTCAGAGAAGATCCAGGAAGGAATATCTGAATCTTTTGCCGTAAGGGATCGTCGGGGATTAT CAACAAAGAAAAATCCCAATCCATCATCACGTGATCCTGTATATAAACTGAGTGGAATTGCAATGAAAGGTGATCGGCACAAGTTACTAGAGCGTCATGGTATCAAGCAGGTGGCGGATCTCTTACGTTTGCACAGTAAGAATCCGGAAGGTTTACGTGAA ATTTTCGGGAAGATTTCTGACCATGACTGGGATAAGATCATTAATCATGCTCGTAAATGCAATCAAGTAGCACAAATATACTCTACTTCCATTCAGGAGAATAATGTGCCTCATGAGCATGAGCCATTTTCTAAAACCAATGACAGTAGTTACCTCAAAGGACCATGCTCAATGCAACCAAGTCCCACACCATAA